One Pseudomonas brassicacearum genomic region harbors:
- a CDS encoding 6,7-dimethyl-8-ribityllumazine synthase has protein sequence MQPTAIDSKIKSHPGERVAFIQACWHKEIVDQSRKGFVAEMLIQGYQESDIDFFEVGGAFEIPLHAKLLAKSGRYAGIVAAGLVVDGGIYRHEFVAQSVISGLMQVQLETEVPVFSVVLTPHHFHAGEEHQKFFFEHFVHKGQEAAKTCADTLHKTRALRRSEQRAVAV, from the coding sequence ATGCAACCCACTGCAATCGACAGCAAAATCAAAAGCCATCCGGGCGAGCGCGTCGCGTTCATCCAGGCCTGCTGGCACAAGGAAATCGTCGACCAAAGCCGTAAAGGCTTCGTCGCTGAAATGCTCATCCAGGGCTATCAGGAAAGCGATATCGACTTCTTCGAAGTCGGCGGCGCCTTCGAAATCCCGCTGCACGCCAAGCTGCTGGCCAAGTCAGGCCGTTACGCCGGCATCGTCGCCGCCGGCCTCGTGGTGGACGGCGGCATCTACCGTCATGAGTTCGTCGCCCAATCGGTCATCAGCGGCTTGATGCAGGTTCAACTGGAAACCGAAGTACCGGTGTTTTCGGTCGTACTCACGCCGCATCACTTCCATGCCGGGGAAGAGCATCAGAAATTCTTCTTCGAGCATTTTGTGCACAAGGGCCAGGAAGCGGCAAAGACCTGTGCCGACACCCTGCACAAGACCCGAGCGCTGCGTCGTAGTGAGCAGCGGGCGGTAGCGGTCTAA
- the astE gene encoding succinylglutamate desuccinylase, whose amino-acid sequence MLALGKLLELTLAGREPAEKTQLTVEGVRMRWLSEGALEVKPPEARDNGLDLLLSAGIHGNETAPIELLDRLLHDIARGNLKPRARILFLFGNPEAIRRGERFVEQDVNRLFNGRHELSGGAEALRACELERLAASFFSRPERSRLHYDLHTAIRGSKIEQFALYPWKEGRQHSRRELARLRAAGMEAVLLQNKPSIVFSAYTYDQLGAESFTLELGKARPFGENDGVNVGPLETRLHQIIEGNEPELDEGLDGLQLFSVAREIIKHSDSFRLNLPADVENFSELGKGYVLAEDIAQTRWVIEEEGARIIFPNPKVKNGLRAGILIVPATDENLA is encoded by the coding sequence ATGCTCGCCCTCGGCAAACTGCTTGAACTGACCCTCGCCGGCCGTGAACCGGCGGAGAAGACTCAACTGACTGTCGAAGGCGTACGGATGCGCTGGTTGAGCGAGGGCGCGCTGGAGGTCAAGCCGCCCGAGGCTCGGGATAATGGCCTGGACCTGCTGCTCTCGGCCGGTATCCACGGCAACGAAACCGCCCCCATCGAATTGCTCGACCGTTTGCTGCATGACATCGCCCGGGGAAACTTGAAACCTCGGGCACGCATTCTGTTTCTGTTCGGCAACCCCGAGGCCATCCGGCGCGGTGAGCGCTTCGTCGAACAGGACGTCAACCGGCTGTTCAATGGCCGCCATGAACTGAGCGGTGGCGCCGAGGCGCTGCGGGCGTGTGAGCTGGAACGGCTGGCCGCCAGTTTTTTCAGTCGGCCCGAACGCAGTCGCTTGCATTACGACCTGCACACCGCCATCCGCGGCTCGAAGATCGAGCAGTTCGCCTTGTACCCGTGGAAAGAAGGTCGCCAGCATTCACGCCGGGAACTGGCGCGCCTGCGTGCGGCGGGCATGGAGGCGGTGTTGCTGCAAAACAAGCCGTCCATCGTGTTCAGCGCCTACACCTACGACCAACTCGGTGCCGAGTCCTTCACCCTCGAACTGGGCAAGGCCCGGCCGTTCGGGGAGAACGACGGCGTCAACGTCGGCCCTCTGGAAACCCGTCTTCACCAGATCATCGAAGGCAACGAACCTGAGCTGGACGAAGGGTTGGATGGCCTGCAGCTGTTCAGCGTGGCGCGGGAAATCATCAAGCACAGCGACAGCTTCCGCCTGAACCTGCCGGCGGACGTCGAGAACTTCTCGGAGTTGGGCAAAGGCTATGTCCTGGCCGAGGACATCGCCCAGACCCGCTGGGTCATCGAAGAAGAGGGCGCGCGGATCATCTTCCCGAACCCCAAGGTCAAGAATGGCTTGCGGGCGGGGATTCTGATCGTGCCGGCGACGGATGAAAACCTGGCCTGA
- the aruF gene encoding arginine/ornithine succinyltransferase subunit alpha codes for MLVMRPAQMADLGEVQRLAADSPIGVTSLPDDVERLSDKIAASEASFAAEVSFNGEESYFFVLEDTATGKLAGCSAIVASAGYSEPFYSFRNETFVHASRELKIHNKIHVLSQCHDLTGNSLLTSFYVVPELVGSPWSELNSRGRLLFVASHPERFADSVVTEIVGYSDENGDSPFWDAIGRNFFDLNYAAAERLCGLKSRTFLAELMPHYPIYVPLLPDAAQEAMGQVHPRAQITFDILMREGFETDHYIDIFDGGPTLHARVSGIRSIAQSRVVPVKIGEPVKGAGRQYLVANAQLQDYRAVLLELDYAPGKPVTLDMEAAEALGVGEGASVRLVAV; via the coding sequence ATGCTGGTGATGCGCCCCGCGCAAATGGCTGATCTGGGCGAGGTACAGCGTCTGGCTGCGGACAGTCCGATCGGTGTCACTTCCTTGCCGGATGACGTGGAACGCCTGAGCGACAAGATCGCCGCTAGCGAAGCCTCGTTTGCCGCCGAAGTCAGCTTCAATGGCGAAGAAAGCTATTTCTTTGTCCTTGAAGACACTGCGACCGGCAAGCTGGCGGGCTGTTCGGCGATTGTCGCTTCGGCTGGATATTCCGAACCCTTCTACAGTTTTCGCAACGAGACTTTTGTTCACGCCTCCCGTGAGCTGAAGATCCACAACAAGATCCACGTGCTTTCCCAGTGCCACGACCTGACCGGCAACAGCCTGCTGACCAGTTTCTACGTGGTGCCGGAGCTGGTGGGGTCGCCGTGGTCGGAACTCAATTCCCGTGGGCGCCTGTTGTTCGTCGCCAGCCATCCGGAGCGGTTTGCCGATTCGGTGGTGACCGAGATCGTCGGCTACAGCGATGAAAATGGCGATTCACCGTTCTGGGACGCCATCGGTCGCAACTTCTTCGACCTCAACTACGCCGCCGCCGAGCGCTTGTGCGGGCTGAAAAGCCGTACCTTCCTCGCCGAACTGATGCCCCATTACCCGATCTACGTGCCGCTATTGCCGGACGCCGCCCAGGAAGCCATGGGCCAGGTCCATCCGCGCGCGCAGATCACCTTCGACATCCTGATGCGCGAAGGTTTCGAGACCGATCACTACATCGACATCTTTGACGGTGGCCCGACTCTGCATGCCCGTGTCTCGGGGATCCGTTCGATTGCCCAGAGCCGCGTGGTGCCGGTGAAGATCGGCGAACCGGTCAAGGGCGCCGGCCGGCAATACCTGGTGGCCAATGCGCAATTGCAGGATTACCGCGCCGTGCTGCTCGAGCTCGATTACGCGCCGGGCAAGCCTGTGACGTTGGACATGGAAGCGGCCGAGGCCTTGGGCGTTGGCGAAGGTGCCAGCGTGCGCCTGGTGGCGGTTTAA
- the alaS gene encoding alanine--tRNA ligase: protein MKSAEIREAFLRFFEEQGHTRVASSSLIPGNDPTLLFTNAGMNQFKDCFLGQEKRAYTRAVSSQKCVRAGGKHNDLENVGYTARHHTFFEMLGNFSFGDYFKRDAITFAWTFLTSDKWLNLPKEKLWVTVYASDDEAYDIWTKEVGVPAERMVRIGDNKGAPYASDNFWTMGDTGPCGPCTEIFYDHGADIWGGPPGSPEEDGDRYIEIWNNVFMQFNRTADGVLHPLPAPSVDTGMGLERISAVLQHVHSNYEIDLFQSLLSASAKAIGCTNDNQASLKVVADHIRSCGFLIADGVLPSNEGRGYVLRRIIRRACRHGNKLGAKGSFFYQIVAALVAEMGEAFPELKSQQAHIERVLKAEEEQFAKTLEQGLKILEQDLAELKGDVVPGDVVFKLYDTYGFPMDLTGDIARERSLTLDEAGFEREMEAQRVRARSASSFGMDYNSLVKVDVATEFTGYAGTTGSAKIVAIYKDGQSVDILSEGQEGVIVLDKTPFYAESGGQIGDSGYLQAGSSRFDVRDTTKTGGAFLHHGVLASGSLMIAAPVAAHVDAEVRHATSLNHSATHLLHAALRQVLGEHVQQKGSLVDSQRLRFDFSHFEAIKPEQLKALEDIVNAEIRKNSPVETEETDIETAKQKGAMALFGEKYGDSVRVLSMGDFSVELCGGIHANRTGDIGLLKIISEGGVASGVRRIEAVTGAAALAYLNAAEEQLKEAASLIKGSRDNLIDKLSAVLERNRLLEKQLEQLQAKAASAAGDDLSAQAVDVKGVKVLAVRLDGQDGKALLALVDQLKNKLGRAVILLGSVHEEKVVLVAGVTKDLTGQLKAGDLMKQAAAAVGGKGGGRPDMAQGGGTDAGALDAALAQTVAFVEQGI from the coding sequence ATGAAAAGCGCAGAAATCCGTGAAGCCTTCCTTCGCTTCTTCGAAGAGCAAGGCCACACCCGAGTAGCCTCCAGCTCTTTGATCCCGGGCAACGACCCGACCCTGCTGTTCACTAACGCGGGGATGAACCAGTTCAAGGACTGTTTCCTGGGCCAGGAAAAACGTGCTTATACCCGTGCGGTAAGCAGCCAGAAGTGCGTGCGTGCCGGCGGCAAGCACAACGACTTGGAAAACGTCGGCTATACCGCTCGTCACCACACTTTCTTCGAAATGCTGGGTAACTTCAGCTTCGGTGACTATTTCAAACGCGACGCCATCACTTTCGCCTGGACCTTCCTGACCTCCGACAAGTGGCTGAACCTGCCCAAGGAGAAGCTCTGGGTAACGGTCTACGCCAGCGATGACGAAGCCTATGACATCTGGACCAAAGAGGTCGGTGTCCCGGCCGAGCGCATGGTGCGTATCGGCGACAACAAAGGCGCGCCTTACGCCTCCGATAACTTCTGGACCATGGGCGACACCGGCCCGTGTGGCCCGTGCACCGAGATCTTCTACGATCACGGCGCCGACATCTGGGGCGGCCCACCTGGCTCGCCGGAAGAAGACGGCGACCGTTACATCGAGATCTGGAACAACGTGTTCATGCAGTTCAACCGCACCGCCGATGGCGTGTTGCATCCGCTGCCAGCGCCGTCGGTCGACACCGGTATGGGCTTGGAACGGATCAGTGCGGTGCTGCAGCACGTTCATTCCAACTACGAAATCGATCTGTTCCAGAGCCTGCTGAGCGCTTCGGCCAAGGCCATCGGTTGCACCAACGACAACCAGGCTTCGCTGAAAGTGGTGGCCGACCATATCCGTTCTTGCGGCTTCCTGATTGCCGACGGTGTGCTGCCGTCCAACGAGGGCCGCGGCTATGTGCTGCGCCGGATCATTCGTCGCGCCTGCCGCCATGGCAACAAGCTGGGCGCCAAGGGCAGTTTCTTCTATCAGATCGTCGCGGCGCTGGTCGCCGAGATGGGCGAGGCCTTCCCGGAGCTCAAGTCCCAGCAGGCGCACATCGAGCGCGTGCTCAAGGCTGAAGAAGAGCAATTTGCCAAGACCCTGGAGCAAGGCCTGAAGATCCTCGAGCAGGACCTGGCCGAACTCAAGGGCGACGTGGTACCGGGCGATGTGGTGTTCAAGCTGTACGACACCTACGGCTTCCCGATGGACCTGACCGGCGACATCGCCCGCGAACGCAGCCTGACCCTCGACGAGGCAGGTTTCGAGCGCGAGATGGAAGCCCAGCGGGTGCGTGCGCGTTCCGCCAGCTCCTTCGGCATGGACTACAACAGCCTGGTCAAGGTTGACGTGGCCACCGAATTCACCGGTTACGCTGGCACCACCGGTTCGGCCAAGATCGTTGCGATCTATAAGGACGGGCAGTCGGTCGACATCCTGAGTGAAGGCCAGGAAGGCGTGATCGTGCTGGACAAGACGCCGTTCTACGCCGAATCCGGTGGCCAGATCGGTGACAGTGGTTACCTGCAGGCCGGCAGCTCGCGTTTTGACGTGCGTGACACCACCAAGACCGGCGGCGCGTTCCTGCACCACGGCGTGTTGGCGTCGGGCAGCCTGATGATCGCCGCCCCGGTGGCCGCTCATGTCGACGCCGAGGTCCGTCACGCCACGTCGCTGAACCACTCCGCCACTCACTTGCTGCACGCTGCACTGCGTCAGGTACTGGGTGAGCACGTCCAGCAGAAAGGCTCTTTGGTGGACAGTCAGCGCCTGCGCTTTGACTTCAGCCATTTCGAAGCCATCAAGCCTGAGCAACTCAAGGCGCTGGAAGACATCGTCAATGCCGAGATTCGCAAGAACTCTCCGGTAGAAACCGAAGAAACCGACATCGAGACCGCCAAGCAGAAGGGCGCGATGGCGTTGTTCGGCGAGAAGTATGGCGACAGCGTGCGCGTGCTGAGCATGGGCGATTTCTCCGTGGAGCTGTGCGGTGGCATCCACGCCAACCGGACCGGCGACATCGGCCTGCTGAAAATCATCAGTGAAGGCGGCGTGGCGTCCGGCGTGCGGCGTATCGAAGCAGTCACCGGCGCTGCGGCCCTGGCGTACCTCAACGCCGCCGAAGAACAACTCAAGGAAGCGGCGAGCCTGATCAAGGGCAGTCGCGACAACCTGATCGACAAGCTGTCGGCTGTGCTGGAGCGCAACCGTCTGCTGGAAAAACAACTCGAGCAGTTGCAGGCCAAGGCCGCCAGCGCCGCGGGCGACGATCTGTCGGCCCAGGCCGTGGACGTCAAGGGCGTGAAAGTACTGGCCGTGCGTCTCGACGGCCAGGATGGCAAGGCACTGCTGGCGCTGGTCGATCAGCTGAAGAACAAACTCGGCCGCGCAGTGATCCTGCTCGGCAGTGTCCATGAGGAAAAGGTCGTTCTCGTCGCAGGCGTGACCAAAGACCTGACTGGCCAACTCAAGGCCGGTGATTTGATGAAGCAGGCCGCTGCGGCAGTGGGCGGTAAGGGTGGTGGTCGTCCAGACATGGCGCAAGGCGGCGGTACCGACGCCGGCGCACTGGACGCGGCACTGGCCCAGACCGTTGCATTTGTAGAGCAGGGTATTTAA
- the astB gene encoding N-succinylarginine dihydrolase — protein sequence MKSYEVNFDGLVGPTHNYGGLSYGNVASQSNSQQSSNPKEAALQGLAKMKALMDMGFQQGVLAPQERPDVAALRRLGFAGSDAQVIERAAKEAMPLLVASCSASSMWVANAATVSPSADTADGRVHFTAANLNCKYHRSIEHPTTSRVLGAMFADQQHFAHHAALPAVAQFGDEGAANHTRFCRAYGEAGVEFFVYGRSAFDSRYPAPQKYPARQTLEASQAVARLHGLREEGVVYAQQNPSVIDQGVFHNDVIAVGNGEVLFYHEDAFLETDKMLAELSSKLAKVGGKFQSVCVPRSAVTVDDAVRSYLFNSQLLSRPDGSMLLIVPEECRSNERVWQYLQGLTGAGGVIREVKVFDLKQSMQNGGGPACLRLRVALNETELAAVNPGVIMTAPLYDSLTQWVERHYRDRMTENDLADPQLLLECRGALDELTQILKLGAVYPFQIN from the coding sequence ATGAAATCCTATGAAGTCAACTTTGACGGTCTAGTGGGGCCGACCCATAACTACGGCGGGCTCTCGTACGGCAACGTCGCGTCCCAGAGCAACAGCCAGCAGTCCTCCAACCCCAAGGAAGCGGCGTTGCAGGGCCTGGCGAAAATGAAAGCGCTGATGGACATGGGTTTCCAGCAAGGTGTGCTGGCGCCACAGGAGCGCCCGGACGTGGCGGCCCTGCGCCGGTTGGGCTTTGCTGGCAGCGATGCCCAGGTCATTGAGCGGGCTGCGAAAGAAGCGATGCCGCTGTTGGTCGCCAGTTGCTCGGCCTCCAGCATGTGGGTGGCCAACGCCGCCACTGTCAGCCCGAGTGCCGACACCGCCGACGGTCGCGTGCATTTCACCGCCGCCAACCTGAACTGCAAATACCACCGCAGCATCGAACACCCGACCACCAGTCGCGTGTTGGGGGCGATGTTTGCCGATCAGCAGCACTTCGCCCACCACGCCGCGTTGCCGGCAGTGGCGCAGTTCGGCGACGAGGGGGCGGCCAACCACACCCGTTTCTGCCGCGCCTACGGCGAAGCTGGCGTGGAGTTTTTCGTGTACGGGCGCAGTGCCTTCGACAGCCGTTACCCGGCACCGCAGAAGTACCCGGCGCGCCAGACACTGGAAGCCTCCCAGGCCGTTGCCCGCTTGCATGGGCTGAGGGAGGAGGGCGTGGTGTACGCGCAGCAGAATCCGTCGGTGATCGATCAGGGCGTATTCCACAACGACGTGATCGCGGTGGGCAATGGCGAAGTGTTGTTCTATCACGAGGATGCGTTTCTCGAGACCGACAAGATGTTGGCCGAATTGAGCAGCAAACTCGCCAAAGTCGGTGGGAAATTTCAGTCGGTGTGTGTGCCGCGTTCGGCGGTGACGGTGGATGATGCGGTACGTTCCTACCTGTTCAATAGCCAGCTGCTGTCGCGCCCCGACGGCTCGATGCTGTTGATCGTGCCGGAAGAATGCCGCAGCAACGAGCGCGTCTGGCAATACCTGCAAGGCCTGACGGGCGCGGGCGGGGTGATTCGCGAAGTGAAGGTCTTTGACCTCAAGCAAAGCATGCAGAACGGTGGCGGCCCGGCGTGCCTGAGGTTGCGCGTGGCCCTCAATGAAACCGAACTGGCGGCGGTCAATCCAGGGGTTATCATGACCGCGCCGTTGTACGATTCACTGACCCAATGGGTCGAGCGGCACTACCGCGACCGCATGACCGAAAACGATCTGGCGGACCCGCAATTGCTGCTCGAATGCCGTGGGGCACTGGATGAACTGACACAAATCCTTAAACTTGGCGCGGTTTATCCTTTCCAGATCAATTGA
- the ltaE gene encoding low-specificity L-threonine aldolase, which produces MSVIDLRSDTVTQPTAAMLDAMASAPTGDDVYGEDPTVNRLEAELAGRLGFAAALFVPSGTMSNLLGLMAHCERGDEYIVGQQAHTYKYEGGGAAVLGSIQPQPLEVQADGSLDLAQVAAAIKPDDFHFARTRLLALENTMQGKVLPLDYLARARRFTQEHGLALHLDGARLYNAAVKLNVDAQEITQYFDSVSVCLSKGLGAPIGSVLCGSAELIDKARRLRKMVGGGMRQAGILAAAGLYALEHQVQRLADDHANAQRLAEGLRAAGYEVEPVQTNMVYVQMGERAEAIKAFAAERGVKLVAAPRLRMVTHMDVSAAQIDQVIATFVDFSRN; this is translated from the coding sequence ATGAGCGTTATCGATCTTCGCAGCGACACGGTCACCCAGCCCACCGCCGCCATGCTGGATGCCATGGCCAGCGCGCCTACCGGCGACGATGTGTATGGCGAAGACCCGACCGTCAATCGTCTCGAGGCCGAACTGGCCGGGCGCCTGGGGTTCGCGGCGGCGCTGTTCGTGCCGTCGGGCACCATGAGTAATCTGCTGGGGTTGATGGCCCATTGTGAGCGGGGCGACGAATACATCGTCGGCCAGCAGGCCCATACCTATAAATACGAAGGTGGCGGGGCGGCGGTGTTGGGGTCGATCCAGCCTCAGCCCCTCGAGGTGCAAGCGGACGGCTCCCTGGACCTGGCGCAAGTGGCTGCGGCGATCAAACCCGATGACTTTCACTTTGCCCGCACCCGCCTGCTGGCCCTGGAAAACACCATGCAGGGCAAGGTCCTGCCGCTGGATTACCTGGCCCGGGCCCGACGTTTCACCCAGGAGCATGGCTTGGCCTTGCACCTGGACGGCGCGCGGCTGTACAACGCCGCCGTCAAGCTGAATGTCGATGCCCAGGAAATCACCCAATACTTTGATTCAGTCTCGGTGTGCCTGTCCAAGGGCCTCGGCGCTCCGATTGGCTCGGTCCTTTGCGGCAGCGCTGAGTTGATCGACAAGGCGCGCCGGCTGCGCAAGATGGTCGGCGGCGGCATGCGCCAGGCCGGGATCCTGGCGGCGGCGGGGTTGTATGCCCTGGAGCATCAGGTCCAGCGCTTGGCCGATGACCACGCCAATGCCCAGCGGCTCGCCGAGGGCTTGCGTGCGGCGGGTTACGAGGTCGAGCCGGTGCAGACCAACATGGTGTATGTGCAAATGGGCGAGCGGGCTGAGGCGATCAAGGCGTTTGCCGCCGAGCGGGGCGTCAAGCTCGTTGCAGCGCCACGCCTGCGAATGGTGACGCACATGGATGTGAGCGCGGCGCAAATCGACCAAGTGATCGCCACTTTCGTCGACTTTTCCCGTAACTGA
- the astA gene encoding arginine N-succinyltransferase has translation MIVRPVRSSDLPALIALARSTGTGLTTLPANEERLAHRVGWAEKTFRGEAGRGDADYLFVLEDDDGRVVGISAIAGAVGLREPWYNFRVGLTVSASQELNIYREIPTLFLANDLTGNSELCSLFLHADFRSGLNGRMLAKARLLFIAEFPQLFGNKIIAEMRGMSDDNGRSPFWESLGRHFFKMEFSQADYLTGVGNKAFIAELMPKFPLYTCFLSEDARAVIGQVHPDTEPALSMLKSEGFSYQGYVDIFDAGPAVECETGKIRAIRDSQALVLAIGTPGDDATPFLIHNRKREDCRITAAPARFAAGTLVVDPLTAKRLQLNAGDQVRAVALSAARESK, from the coding sequence ATGATCGTTCGTCCCGTACGCAGCAGCGACTTACCCGCTCTGATCGCCTTGGCCCGCAGCACCGGCACCGGCCTGACCACCTTGCCGGCCAACGAAGAGCGCCTGGCCCATCGGGTCGGTTGGGCCGAGAAGACCTTTCGCGGCGAAGCCGGGCGCGGTGATGCGGACTACCTGTTCGTGCTCGAAGACGATGACGGTCGCGTAGTGGGCATTTCCGCCATCGCCGGCGCCGTGGGGCTGCGTGAGCCCTGGTACAACTTCCGGGTCGGCCTGACGGTCAGTGCCTCCCAGGAATTGAACATCTACCGGGAAATCCCGACCCTGTTTTTAGCCAACGACCTGACTGGCAATTCCGAACTGTGTTCACTGTTCCTCCACGCCGACTTCCGCAGTGGCCTCAACGGTCGCATGCTGGCCAAGGCGCGGCTGTTGTTCATTGCCGAGTTCCCGCAGTTGTTTGGCAACAAGATCATCGCCGAGATGCGCGGCATGTCCGACGACAACGGACGTTCGCCGTTCTGGGAAAGCCTGGGCCGGCATTTCTTCAAAATGGAGTTCAGCCAGGCCGATTACCTGACCGGCGTGGGCAACAAAGCATTCATCGCCGAATTGATGCCCAAGTTCCCGCTGTACACCTGTTTCTTGTCCGAAGATGCCCGGGCCGTGATCGGCCAGGTGCACCCTGATACGGAACCGGCTCTGTCAATGCTCAAGAGCGAAGGTTTCAGCTACCAGGGTTACGTCGACATCTTCGACGCCGGCCCGGCGGTGGAGTGCGAAACCGGCAAGATCCGTGCGATCCGCGACAGCCAGGCGCTGGTCCTGGCCATTGGTACGCCGGGCGACGACGCTACGCCATTCCTCATTCATAACCGCAAGCGCGAAGACTGCCGCATCACGGCTGCACCGGCACGTTTTGCCGCGGGCACCCTGGTGGTCGATCCGCTGACCGCCAAACGTCTTCAACTCAACGCTGGCGATCAGGTGCGTGCCGTCGCGTTGTCTGCTGCTCGGGAGTCGAAATAA
- the astD gene encoding succinylglutamate-semialdehyde dehydrogenase produces the protein MMKSLYIAGSWLEGQGDLFESLNPVTQQVLWAGKGATAAQVESAVQAARQAFPDWARRSLDERIQVLEAFAAALKNHADELAHCIGEETGKPLWEAATEVTSMINKVAISVQSYRERTGEKSGPLGDATAVLRHKPHGVVAVFGPYNFPGHLPNGHIVPALLAGNSVLFKPSELTPKVAELTVKCWVEAGLPAGVLNLLQGARETGIALAANPGIDGLFFTGSSRTGNLLHQQFSGRPDKILALEMGGNNPLVVDEVADVDAAVYTIIQSAFISAGQRCTCARRLLVPQGPWGDALLARLVAVSSTIEVGAFDQQPAPFMGSVISLGAAKALMDAQNHLLGLGAVALLAMTQPQVQAALLTPGILDVTAVTERPDEELFGPLLQVIRYTDFPAAIAEANNTQYGLAAGLLSDSQEHYQQFWLQSRAGIVNWNKQLTGAASSAPFGGVGASGNHRASAYYAADYCAYPVASLETPSLVMPAALTPGVRMV, from the coding sequence ATAATGAAGTCGCTGTACATCGCAGGCAGTTGGCTGGAAGGCCAGGGCGACCTCTTTGAGTCGTTGAATCCGGTGACCCAGCAGGTGCTGTGGGCCGGCAAGGGCGCTACGGCGGCGCAAGTGGAGTCGGCGGTGCAGGCCGCCCGCCAGGCGTTCCCGGACTGGGCCCGGCGTTCGCTGGACGAGCGCATCCAAGTGCTGGAAGCCTTTGCCGCGGCCCTGAAGAATCACGCTGACGAACTGGCCCATTGCATCGGTGAGGAAACCGGCAAGCCGTTGTGGGAAGCGGCCACCGAAGTCACCAGCATGATCAACAAAGTGGCTATTTCGGTGCAGAGCTACCGTGAGCGGACCGGCGAAAAGAGCGGCCCCCTGGGTGACGCCACCGCCGTGCTACGCCACAAGCCTCATGGTGTGGTGGCGGTGTTCGGTCCTTACAACTTCCCTGGCCACTTGCCCAACGGTCACATCGTCCCGGCCCTGCTGGCCGGCAACAGTGTGCTGTTCAAGCCAAGTGAACTCACGCCAAAAGTCGCCGAGCTGACGGTCAAGTGCTGGGTCGAGGCCGGTTTGCCGGCCGGCGTGTTGAACCTGCTGCAAGGCGCGCGGGAGACCGGTATCGCCCTGGCGGCCAACCCGGGCATCGACGGGCTGTTCTTCACCGGCTCCAGCCGCACCGGCAATCTGTTGCATCAGCAGTTTTCCGGTCGTCCGGACAAGATCCTGGCGCTGGAAATGGGCGGTAACAACCCGCTGGTGGTGGATGAGGTGGCGGACGTCGACGCGGCGGTCTACACCATCATCCAGTCTGCGTTCATTTCTGCTGGCCAACGCTGCACCTGCGCGCGTCGTCTGTTGGTGCCGCAAGGCCCGTGGGGCGATGCCTTGCTGGCGCGCCTGGTGGCGGTCAGCTCGACGATTGAAGTGGGCGCCTTTGACCAGCAGCCAGCGCCGTTCATGGGCTCGGTGATTTCCCTGGGCGCGGCGAAGGCGCTGATGGATGCGCAAAACCATTTGCTCGGCCTCGGCGCCGTGGCGCTGCTGGCCATGACCCAACCCCAGGTCCAGGCGGCGTTGCTGACGCCGGGTATCCTGGATGTGACAGCGGTGACCGAGCGGCCTGACGAAGAGTTGTTCGGACCGTTGTTGCAGGTGATTCGCTACACGGACTTCCCTGCAGCCATCGCCGAGGCCAACAACACCCAATACGGTCTGGCGGCCGGACTGCTGTCCGATTCCCAGGAGCATTACCAACAGTTCTGGCTGCAGAGCCGCGCCGGTATCGTCAACTGGAACAAACAGCTGACGGGTGCTGCCAGCAGCGCACCGTTCGGCGGTGTCGGCGCCTCGGGCAACCATCGCGCCAGTGCTTATTACGCGGCTGATTACTGCGCGTACCCGGTGGCTTCCCTGGAGACCCCGAGCCTTGTCATGCCGGCTGCCCTGACCCCCGGCGTGCGAATGGTGTGA